From a region of the Streptomyces caniferus genome:
- a CDS encoding protealysin inhibitor emfourin, with amino-acid sequence MRIHVHRTGGFAGVDRRAEVDTSDRPDARDWQSLAERAVATARTEPPVGVPDGFSYQITVDGRTVYCSDPRLTDEQRKLITKVMKEGS; translated from the coding sequence ATGCGCATCCATGTTCACCGCACCGGCGGCTTTGCGGGCGTCGACCGTCGCGCCGAGGTCGACACCTCGGACCGCCCTGACGCCCGCGACTGGCAGTCCCTCGCCGAACGCGCCGTCGCCACCGCCCGCACCGAGCCCCCCGTCGGGGTACCGGACGGCTTCAGCTACCAGATCACGGTCGACGGCCGGACGGTGTACTGCTCCGATCCGCGGCTCACGGACGAACAGCGCAAGCTGATCACCAAGGTGATGAAGGAAGGGTCGTAG
- a CDS encoding SGNH/GDSL hydrolase family protein → MSRHGMPALSRLLLAAAASLAVVASALAPAASGAPARAADRPEYVALGDSYSAGVFVRPWEEHDGCGRSTRNYPHQVAHQLGFQLRDVTCGAAEVVDGILGPQPASKIYGPPSIPPEGGWSDLPPQLDALNPGTDYVTVGIGGNSLGFGSIVTKCLELGISKPLQTKPCTNYYTGAGEGADWLDERFAQLDADFGHMMTAIHRRAPHARVAVVGYPAIVPDGSGCSFLHWNQLGSVKKGDMPWLDGLEKHLNGLLHRHADQHAALYVDTYGPSVNHGVCESGDAKWMYGVRDNLTGDGHQTDEPSELCKSIPGSGEACTFVHPNARGLDNQARQVTRALMTSMG, encoded by the coding sequence ATGAGCAGACACGGCATGCCCGCACTCTCCCGGCTCCTCCTCGCGGCGGCGGCCTCGCTGGCCGTGGTGGCTTCCGCGCTCGCCCCGGCGGCCTCCGGCGCACCGGCGCGGGCGGCGGACCGCCCGGAGTATGTGGCGCTCGGCGACTCGTACAGCGCCGGGGTGTTCGTCCGCCCCTGGGAGGAGCACGACGGCTGCGGCCGCTCCACGCGCAACTACCCGCACCAGGTCGCCCATCAGCTGGGATTCCAGCTGAGGGACGTGACCTGCGGGGCCGCCGAGGTCGTCGACGGGATCCTGGGGCCCCAGCCGGCATCCAAGATCTACGGACCGCCGTCGATCCCGCCGGAGGGCGGCTGGTCCGATCTGCCCCCGCAGCTCGACGCGTTGAACCCCGGCACCGACTACGTCACCGTCGGCATCGGCGGCAACTCCCTCGGCTTCGGGTCCATCGTGACCAAATGCCTCGAACTGGGCATCAGTAAGCCCCTGCAGACCAAGCCCTGCACCAACTACTACACCGGCGCGGGCGAGGGGGCGGACTGGCTCGACGAGCGGTTCGCGCAGCTCGACGCGGACTTCGGGCACATGATGACGGCGATCCACCGCCGCGCACCGCACGCCAGGGTCGCCGTCGTCGGCTACCCCGCCATCGTTCCGGACGGCTCCGGCTGCTCGTTCCTGCACTGGAACCAGCTCGGCAGCGTCAAGAAGGGCGACATGCCCTGGCTGGACGGGCTCGAAAAGCATCTGAACGGGCTGCTCCACCGGCACGCCGACCAGCACGCCGCCCTCTACGTCGACACCTACGGGCCCAGCGTGAACCACGGCGTGTGCGAGAGCGGGGACGCGAAGTGGATGTACGGCGTCAGGGACAACCTCACCGGTGACGGCCACCAGACCGACGAGCCCTCGGAGCTGTGCAAGTCCATCCCCGGCTCCGGCGAGGCCTGCACCTTCGTCCACCCCAACGCCCGCGGCCTGGACAACCAGGCGCGGCAGGTGACCCGGGCGCTGATGACCTCGATGGGGTGA
- a CDS encoding cytochrome P450 produces the protein MTSPHQPGAAPPPGCPAHAAPPQQYPPAQPDAQTPVKLYGPDFAADPHRIYAHLRQYGALAPVEIAPDVTAMLVTDYRAALDLLHDDTTWSKDSREWMTTVPPDSPVMPMLMWRPNIFYADGPAHVRYRDVVVDSFKLVEPHELRARVHHAADSLIRRFGAHGEADLIADYARLIPLVMFNNLFGLPDSYSDRLIAAIGGMLDGNSPEEAAAANEAYTSYIMELVGSKKAERGPDLTSWFMDHPNALNDEELIHNIILTMGAGNEPLANLIGNALSRMLSDDRYYNTLSGGALTAHDAINEVLWNDPPLTNYSAHFPVRDVFFHGTWVRKGQLVMVSYAAANSQFDTTGQAGPGSGGGSHLSWAAGPHACPVKRHALLIATTAIERLTAWLSDIELAVDASELTWRNGAFHRALAALPARFTPITPDQAGATPWHNRDSSPTSSTRSEAISTERRPASAH, from the coding sequence GTGACTTCCCCGCACCAGCCGGGAGCCGCACCGCCACCGGGCTGCCCGGCGCACGCCGCCCCTCCGCAGCAGTACCCGCCGGCGCAGCCCGACGCACAGACGCCGGTGAAGCTCTACGGACCGGACTTCGCCGCCGACCCGCACCGCATCTACGCGCATTTGCGGCAGTACGGCGCGCTGGCTCCGGTCGAGATCGCACCGGACGTGACCGCGATGCTGGTCACCGACTACCGGGCCGCCCTCGACCTGCTGCACGACGACACCACCTGGTCCAAGGACTCCCGGGAGTGGATGACGACCGTCCCGCCGGACTCCCCCGTCATGCCGATGCTGATGTGGCGCCCCAACATCTTCTACGCCGACGGTCCTGCGCACGTCCGCTACCGGGACGTCGTCGTCGACAGCTTCAAGCTCGTCGAGCCGCATGAGCTGCGCGCCCGAGTCCACCACGCCGCGGACTCCCTGATCCGGCGGTTCGGCGCGCACGGCGAGGCCGATCTGATCGCCGATTACGCGCGGCTGATCCCGCTGGTGATGTTCAACAACCTCTTCGGGCTGCCGGATTCGTACAGCGACCGGCTGATCGCGGCCATCGGCGGCATGCTGGACGGCAACTCCCCCGAGGAGGCCGCCGCCGCCAACGAGGCGTACACCAGCTACATCATGGAGCTGGTCGGCTCGAAGAAGGCCGAGCGCGGGCCGGACCTGACCTCCTGGTTCATGGACCACCCGAACGCGCTCAACGACGAGGAACTGATCCACAACATCATCCTCACGATGGGCGCGGGCAACGAACCGCTCGCCAACCTCATCGGCAACGCGCTGTCGCGGATGCTGTCCGACGACCGCTACTACAACACCCTCTCCGGCGGCGCGCTGACCGCGCACGACGCCATCAACGAGGTGCTGTGGAACGACCCGCCGCTGACCAACTACTCCGCCCACTTCCCGGTCCGTGACGTCTTCTTCCACGGCACCTGGGTGCGCAAGGGCCAGCTGGTGATGGTGTCCTACGCGGCCGCCAACAGCCAGTTCGACACCACCGGACAGGCGGGCCCCGGCTCGGGCGGCGGCTCGCACCTGTCCTGGGCGGCCGGTCCGCACGCCTGCCCCGTGAAGCGGCATGCGCTGCTGATCGCCACCACCGCGATCGAGCGGCTCACCGCCTGGCTCTCCGACATCGAACTCGCCGTGGACGCAAGCGAGTTGACGTGGCGCAACGGTGCGTTCCACCGGGCCCTCGCCGCGCTCCCGGCCCGGTTCACCCCCATCACCCCCGACCAGGCAGGAGCCACTCCATGGCACAACAGGGACAGCAGCCCTACGTCATCGACCCGGTCGGAAGCGATATCCACGGAGAGGCGGCCCGCCTCCGCGCACTAG
- a CDS encoding cytochrome P450 family protein, whose amino-acid sequence MAQQGQQPYVIDPVGSDIHGEAARLRALGPLARTELPGGIEAWSVTSHTLLKQLLTDDRVSKNPREHWPLWQRDDIRGSWLQSWIGVTNMFTAYGPDHRRLRKLIAPAFTARRTDAMLPRVEAITTALLDGLAALPAGEPVDLRARFNHPLPMQVICELFGFPEGERRVELARLVEAIMDTTATPEQAGATGAAVHALLSGLVGEKRENPGDDLTSLLVSSRDDEGRRMTEQELLDTLLLVIGAGHETTVDLLGNAVHALLTHPEQLELVLSGEVPWNDVIEETLRWAPSIAALPLRFAVADIEIPDGPTIRKGEAILPAYAAAGRDAAFHGETADGFDIERSQKEHLAFGHGVHHCLGAPLARMEARIALPALFARFPGLQLAEPASELEPTSGFISGGLRSLPVRLTPA is encoded by the coding sequence ATGGCACAACAGGGACAGCAGCCCTACGTCATCGACCCGGTCGGAAGCGATATCCACGGAGAGGCGGCCCGCCTCCGCGCACTAGGCCCGCTCGCGCGGACCGAGCTGCCCGGCGGCATCGAGGCCTGGTCGGTCACCAGCCACACGCTCCTCAAGCAGCTGCTGACCGACGACCGGGTCTCCAAGAACCCCCGGGAGCACTGGCCCCTGTGGCAGCGCGACGACATCCGCGGCAGCTGGCTGCAGTCGTGGATCGGCGTCACGAACATGTTCACCGCGTACGGCCCCGACCACCGACGGCTGCGCAAGCTGATCGCCCCGGCGTTCACCGCGCGGCGCACCGACGCCATGCTCCCGCGCGTGGAGGCCATCACCACGGCCCTCCTGGACGGCCTGGCCGCCCTGCCCGCGGGCGAGCCCGTGGACCTGCGCGCCCGCTTCAACCACCCGCTGCCCATGCAGGTGATCTGCGAGCTGTTCGGCTTCCCGGAGGGCGAGCGGCGCGTCGAACTCGCCCGCCTCGTCGAGGCCATCATGGACACCACGGCCACCCCGGAGCAGGCCGGCGCCACCGGCGCGGCCGTCCATGCGCTGCTGTCCGGCCTGGTCGGCGAGAAGCGCGAGAACCCGGGCGACGACCTGACGAGTCTCCTGGTCTCCTCGCGGGACGACGAGGGCCGGCGGATGACCGAGCAGGAGCTGCTCGACACCCTCCTCCTCGTCATCGGCGCCGGCCATGAGACCACCGTCGACCTCCTCGGCAACGCCGTGCACGCCCTGCTCACCCACCCCGAGCAGCTCGAGCTGGTGCTGTCGGGCGAGGTCCCCTGGAACGACGTGATCGAGGAGACGCTGCGCTGGGCCCCCAGCATCGCCGCCCTCCCGCTCCGTTTCGCCGTGGCGGACATCGAGATCCCGGACGGCCCCACCATCCGCAAGGGCGAGGCGATCCTCCCGGCGTACGCGGCGGCCGGGCGGGACGCCGCCTTCCACGGCGAGACGGCCGACGGCTTCGACATCGAGCGTTCCCAGAAGGAGCACCTCGCGTTCGGCCACGGCGTCCACCACTGCCTGGGTGCCCCACTGGCCCGTATGGAGGCCCGGATCGCGCTCCCGGCCCTCTTCGCCCGCTTCCCCGGCCTCCAACTGGCCGAGCCTGCGAGTGAGTTGGAGCCCACGAGCGGTTTCATCTCGGGCGGTCTGCGCAGCCTGCCGGTGCGTCTGACTCCGGCCTGA
- a CDS encoding M4 family metallopeptidase produces MDLNDAPSDPATRHTPVFCTIIPPHILDNLAQSDDPERHEPARRTLEHDHARRAERRELAARGGLTPGEPDAAADKPRRTIYDARHQENLPGHKVHAESDGPSKDASVNRAHAGLGATFELYLKIYGRKSIDGAGLPLDATVHYGRKYDNAFWDGERMVFGDGDNDLFKDFTIPVDVIGHELTHGVTQYTANLTYEGQPGALNESVSDVFGVLIKQYALGQTADQADWLIGADLLGPNVTGTALRSMKAPGTAYDDDVLGKDPQPATMKGYVRTTDDNGGVHINSGIPNHAFYLAATALGGKAWERAGQVWYDVLTGGKLSKDAKFADFAALTVKAAKARFGAGDEHEAMVKAWTQVGVTPK; encoded by the coding sequence ATGGACCTCAACGACGCACCATCAGATCCCGCCACCCGCCACACGCCCGTCTTCTGCACGATCATCCCGCCGCACATCCTCGACAACCTGGCACAGTCCGACGACCCGGAGCGGCACGAGCCCGCCCGCCGCACCCTGGAGCACGACCACGCACGGCGCGCCGAGCGCCGCGAGCTCGCCGCCCGCGGCGGGCTGACCCCGGGAGAGCCCGACGCCGCCGCCGACAAGCCGCGCCGCACCATCTACGACGCCCGTCACCAGGAGAACCTGCCCGGCCACAAGGTGCACGCGGAATCGGACGGCCCGTCCAAGGACGCCTCCGTCAACCGCGCCCACGCCGGCCTCGGCGCCACCTTCGAGCTCTACCTCAAGATCTACGGCCGCAAGTCCATCGACGGCGCCGGCCTGCCGCTCGACGCGACCGTCCACTATGGCCGGAAGTACGACAACGCCTTCTGGGACGGCGAGCGGATGGTCTTCGGCGACGGCGACAACGACCTGTTCAAGGACTTCACCATCCCTGTCGACGTCATCGGCCACGAACTCACCCACGGCGTCACGCAGTACACCGCCAACCTCACCTACGAGGGCCAGCCCGGCGCCCTCAACGAGTCCGTCTCCGACGTCTTCGGCGTGCTGATCAAGCAGTACGCCCTCGGCCAGACCGCCGACCAGGCCGACTGGCTGATCGGCGCCGACCTCCTCGGCCCGAACGTCACCGGCACGGCGCTGCGCTCGATGAAGGCCCCGGGCACCGCGTACGACGACGACGTCCTGGGCAAGGACCCGCAGCCCGCCACGATGAAGGGCTACGTCCGCACCACCGACGACAACGGCGGCGTCCACATCAACTCCGGCATCCCCAACCACGCCTTCTACCTGGCCGCCACCGCCCTCGGCGGCAAGGCCTGGGAGCGCGCGGGCCAGGTCTGGTACGACGTCCTGACCGGCGGCAAGCTCAGCAAGGACGCGAAGTTCGCCGACTTCGCCGCCCTCACCGTCAAGGCGGCCAAGGCCCGCTTCGGCGCCGGCGACGAGCACGAAGCCATGGTCAAGGCCTGGACACAGGTCGGAGTGACCCCGAAGTAA
- a CDS encoding roadblock/LC7 domain-containing protein, whose product MNSPTRRRVAEDKSWVLAPLMELPHVIHAAVISGDGFIEGASPGLQRDSGEGVAAMMSALQGAGRAVTAAFAGKDDTRLRQTVIESDDGFVFAIPAGENTCLAVFAGPEVNMGVVAHHMQIQVTTLGNKVMNSPARDLGNPV is encoded by the coding sequence ATGAACAGCCCCACCCGCCGCCGTGTTGCCGAGGACAAGTCCTGGGTGCTGGCGCCCCTCATGGAGTTGCCGCATGTTATTCACGCAGCCGTGATCTCCGGTGACGGTTTCATCGAGGGCGCCTCGCCGGGTCTGCAGCGTGACTCCGGCGAGGGTGTCGCCGCGATGATGTCCGCGCTCCAGGGTGCGGGCCGTGCCGTGACCGCGGCGTTCGCCGGGAAGGACGACACCCGGCTGCGGCAGACGGTCATCGAGTCCGACGACGGCTTCGTCTTCGCGATACCCGCCGGCGAGAACACCTGCCTCGCGGTCTTCGCCGGTCCGGAGGTGAACATGGGTGTCGTCGCGCACCATATGCAGATCCAGGTGACGACGCTGGGCAACAAGGTCATGAACAGCCCGGCCCGGGATCTGGGCAACCCCGTATGA
- a CDS encoding DUF742 domain-containing protein, translating into MTPRQSSGRRLVPAYLATGGRAQPSRNTLDRLSLLHSVGMPITSEVRPEEHRILELLQPGALSLAEVAAHLHLPVSVVKVLVADLVDAGRLHARVPIPEAEQFDRQILERVLDGLRSLKS; encoded by the coding sequence ATGACCCCGCGCCAGAGCAGCGGCAGGCGCCTCGTCCCGGCCTATCTGGCCACCGGCGGACGCGCCCAGCCCAGCCGCAACACCCTGGACCGGCTCAGCCTGCTGCACAGCGTGGGCATGCCGATCACCAGCGAGGTACGCCCGGAGGAGCACCGCATCCTGGAGCTGCTGCAGCCCGGGGCGCTGTCTCTGGCCGAGGTCGCCGCCCACCTTCACCTGCCGGTGAGCGTGGTGAAGGTGCTGGTGGCCGACCTTGTCGATGCCGGGCGGCTGCACGCCCGGGTCCCCATTCCCGAAGCCGAGCAATTCGACCGACAGATCCTGGAGAGGGTTCTCGATGGACTCCGCTCTCTCAAGTCCTAG
- a CDS encoding DUF397 domain-containing protein, producing MSRYDLATAQWRKSSYSSGASDNCLEVSDSHPGIVPVRDSKTPHGPALAFPAAGWASFVDAVKNSHFTGA from the coding sequence ATGAGCCGATACGACCTGGCCACTGCCCAGTGGCGCAAGAGCAGCTACAGCAGTGGCGCCTCTGACAACTGCCTCGAGGTCTCCGACAGCCACCCCGGCATCGTCCCCGTCCGCGACAGCAAGACCCCCCACGGCCCCGCCCTCGCCTTCCCGGCGGCGGGATGGGCCTCGTTCGTCGACGCCGTCAAAAACTCGCATTTCACCGGCGCCTGA
- a CDS encoding ATP-binding protein: MTSIPEALLWCLSAGTAAAVVLAALSIRARGQRADLRSRLSAAEEQNSATLHSNTELSARLRATEAEIRHLAGTRLPDLTLALAHPHVPVPGLMDARFAGTETDQALSAVLEQVSDAITKERARVDAAAQSTLRGATTTIQALLYRLQTSLQEMQHRYDDPNVAQDLLNADFLNEQALRRIQATGVVCGAWPGLTREDSYLAELVVGATSRLRGYERVQVSNQLRDPIAVVARAVEPVAIVVTELLANALHHSHRELPVTITLQQGNRGASVIVDDYGVGMHDDEIKAAMELLAGDDDLLLTQLGDPPRSGFAAAGQLVRQYGFGVHVEPSPYGGVRAVVYIPGDPLLTVLDESAQPMSVMAPLPHRSGVPDRAGSALPTGATPPAAAPAAPSAPAAPSAASYEAPAPQAEGELPRRRRRQPVSELDESAERTESLPPRSPEETGSRWAALQRGTETGRAAAQSEPPRSPEGNAQS; encoded by the coding sequence ATGACATCCATACCGGAGGCGCTGTTGTGGTGCCTCAGCGCAGGTACGGCCGCCGCCGTGGTCCTGGCGGCGCTCTCGATCCGGGCGCGCGGACAGCGCGCGGACCTGAGATCACGCCTCTCCGCCGCTGAGGAACAGAACAGCGCCACGCTGCACAGCAATACGGAGCTGTCGGCCCGGCTGCGCGCCACCGAGGCCGAGATCCGGCACCTGGCCGGTACCCGGCTCCCCGACCTGACGCTGGCGCTGGCCCACCCGCATGTGCCCGTCCCGGGGCTGATGGACGCCCGGTTCGCCGGTACGGAGACCGACCAGGCCCTGAGCGCCGTACTGGAGCAGGTCAGCGACGCGATCACCAAGGAGCGGGCGCGCGTCGACGCCGCCGCCCAGTCCACCCTCCGCGGCGCGACCACCACCATCCAGGCGCTGCTCTACCGGCTCCAGACGTCGCTGCAGGAGATGCAGCACCGCTACGACGACCCGAACGTCGCCCAGGACCTGCTGAACGCGGACTTCCTCAACGAGCAGGCGCTGCGGCGCATCCAGGCCACCGGTGTCGTCTGCGGCGCCTGGCCGGGACTGACCCGCGAGGACTCCTACCTCGCCGAGCTGGTCGTCGGCGCCACCTCCCGGCTGCGCGGCTACGAGCGGGTGCAGGTCAGCAACCAGCTGCGCGACCCTATCGCCGTCGTGGCGCGGGCCGTGGAGCCGGTCGCGATCGTGGTGACCGAGCTGCTGGCCAACGCCCTGCACCACTCGCACCGCGAACTGCCCGTCACCATCACCCTCCAGCAGGGCAACCGCGGCGCCTCCGTCATCGTCGACGACTACGGCGTCGGTATGCACGACGACGAGATCAAGGCCGCGATGGAGCTGCTGGCGGGTGACGACGACCTGCTGCTCACCCAGCTCGGCGACCCGCCGCGGTCCGGGTTCGCGGCGGCCGGCCAGCTGGTGCGCCAGTACGGCTTCGGGGTGCATGTCGAGCCGTCGCCGTACGGCGGTGTGCGTGCGGTCGTGTACATCCCCGGTGACCCCCTCCTCACCGTCCTCGACGAGAGCGCCCAGCCGATGTCCGTGATGGCTCCTCTGCCGCACCGTTCCGGGGTGCCGGACCGGGCCGGCTCCGCGCTGCCGACCGGTGCCACGCCGCCGGCCGCGGCGCCCGCCGCGCCGTCCGCACCCGCCGCGCCGTCCGCGGCCTCCTACGAGGCGCCCGCCCCGCAGGCCGAGGGCGAGCTGCCGCGCCGGCGCCGCCGTCAGCCCGTCTCCGAACTCGATGAGAGTGCCGAGCGCACCGAATCGCTTCCCCCGCGCTCCCCGGAGGAGACCGGATCCCGTTGGGCCGCACTCCAGCGCGGTACCGAAACCGGCCGGGCAGCCGCCCAGTCAGAACCCCCTCGCAGTCCCGAAGGGAACGCACAGTCATGA
- a CDS encoding TerB family tellurite resistance protein, which translates to MHKMCVTGVRTSWRTVADGEFFCPDCGGDRNYLRRTGRRRFTVLGVPLLPRGATGPVLECSACHGRFGPDVLDHPTTVRFSAMLRDAVHTVTLALLAAGGTSSRAVRDAAVDTVRAAGFPDCSEDELLTLLAALAADTGRLTGTYDAVTGGNCGPQGLDPCGTALAIELHESLEPLAPHLAPAGREAILLQGARIALADGSYTPAEREVLSTVGSALMLRPAETNRLLAAARTPS; encoded by the coding sequence ATGCACAAGATGTGTGTGACGGGCGTGCGCACGTCCTGGCGCACCGTCGCCGACGGCGAGTTCTTCTGCCCGGACTGCGGCGGGGACCGCAACTACCTCCGCCGGACCGGCCGCCGCCGCTTCACCGTCCTCGGCGTCCCGCTGCTGCCCCGCGGCGCCACCGGCCCGGTCCTGGAGTGCTCGGCCTGCCACGGCCGCTTCGGACCGGACGTCCTCGACCACCCCACCACCGTCCGCTTCTCCGCGATGCTCAGGGACGCCGTCCACACCGTCACCCTCGCGCTGCTGGCCGCCGGCGGCACCTCCTCCCGTGCGGTCCGCGACGCCGCCGTCGACACGGTCCGCGCGGCCGGCTTCCCGGACTGTTCCGAGGACGAACTGCTGACCCTGCTCGCCGCCCTCGCCGCCGACACCGGCCGGCTGACCGGCACCTACGACGCCGTGACCGGCGGCAACTGCGGGCCCCAGGGCCTGGACCCGTGCGGCACCGCGCTGGCCATAGAGCTCCATGAGTCGCTGGAACCGCTCGCCCCGCACCTCGCCCCCGCGGGCCGGGAGGCGATCCTCCTCCAGGGCGCCCGCATCGCCCTCGCCGACGGCTCCTACACGCCCGCGGAACGCGAGGTGCTGAGCACGGTCGGCAGCGCCCTCATGCTCCGCCCCGCCGAGACGAACCGGCTGCTGGCGGCGGCGCGCACGCCCTCCTGA
- the leuA gene encoding 2-isopropylmalate synthase: MTNPSSPADHAVGRPTPVTNATQLQRPSGMPVHKYRPYEAVDISDRTWPDNRITAAPRWLSTDLRDGNQALIDPMSPARKREMFDLLVRMGYKEIEVGFPSSGETDFAFVRSIIEEGAIPEDVTISVLTQAREELIERTVESLRGARRATVHLYNATAPTFRRVVFRGSKEQVKQIAVDGTRLVMEYADKILGDETIFGYQYSPEIFTDTELDFALEVCEAVCDVWQPEEGREIILNLPATVERSTPSTHADRFEWMARHLSRREHVCLSVHPHNDRGTAVAAAELAIMAGADRIEGCLFGQGERTGNVDLVTLGMNLFSQGVDPQIDFSQIDEIRRTSEYCNQMEIHPRHPYAGDLVYTAFSGSHQDAIKKGFDAMEAEATAAGKTVDDIEWAVPYLPIDPKDVGRSYEAVIRVNSQSGKGGIAYVLNNDHKLDLPRRMQIEFSRIIQGKTDAEGGEVTPAAIWSAFQDEYLPNPENPWGRIQVKNGQTTTDKDGIDTLTVEAEVDGAETVLVGSGNGPISAFFDALQSIDIDARLLDYQEHTMSEGASSLAASYIECAIGDKVLWGIGIDANTTRASLKAVVSAVNRAGR, from the coding sequence ATGACGAATCCGTCGAGCCCCGCAGACCACGCCGTCGGCCGGCCCACCCCGGTCACCAATGCGACGCAGCTGCAGCGGCCCTCCGGTATGCCGGTCCACAAGTACCGCCCCTACGAAGCCGTCGACATCTCCGACCGCACCTGGCCGGACAACCGCATCACCGCCGCGCCCCGCTGGCTGTCGACCGACCTGCGTGACGGCAATCAGGCGCTGATCGACCCGATGTCGCCGGCCCGCAAGCGCGAGATGTTCGATCTGCTGGTGCGCATGGGCTACAAGGAGATCGAGGTCGGCTTCCCCTCCTCCGGTGAGACCGACTTCGCCTTCGTCCGCTCCATCATCGAAGAGGGTGCGATCCCCGAGGACGTGACGATCTCCGTCCTGACGCAGGCCCGCGAGGAGCTGATCGAGCGCACCGTCGAATCGCTGCGCGGCGCCCGCCGCGCCACGGTGCACCTGTACAACGCCACCGCGCCCACCTTCCGCCGGGTCGTCTTCCGCGGCTCGAAGGAGCAGGTCAAGCAGATCGCCGTGGACGGCACCCGGCTGGTCATGGAGTACGCCGACAAGATCCTGGGCGACGAGACGATCTTCGGCTACCAGTACAGCCCGGAGATCTTCACCGACACCGAGCTGGACTTCGCGCTGGAGGTCTGCGAGGCGGTCTGTGACGTCTGGCAGCCCGAAGAGGGCCGCGAGATCATCCTGAACCTGCCGGCCACCGTCGAGCGCTCCACGCCCTCCACGCACGCCGACCGCTTCGAGTGGATGGCGCGCCACCTGTCCCGGCGCGAGCACGTATGCCTGTCCGTGCACCCGCACAACGACCGCGGCACCGCCGTCGCCGCCGCCGAGCTGGCGATCATGGCGGGCGCCGACCGCATCGAGGGCTGCCTGTTCGGCCAGGGCGAGCGCACCGGCAACGTCGACCTGGTGACGCTGGGCATGAACCTGTTCTCCCAGGGCGTCGACCCGCAGATCGACTTCTCGCAGATCGACGAGATCCGTCGCACGAGCGAGTACTGCAACCAGATGGAGATCCACCCGCGCCACCCCTACGCGGGCGATCTGGTCTACACCGCCTTCTCCGGCTCCCACCAGGACGCCATCAAGAAGGGCTTCGACGCCATGGAGGCCGAGGCCACCGCCGCCGGCAAGACCGTGGACGACATCGAGTGGGCGGTCCCGTACCTGCCCATCGACCCCAAGGACGTCGGCCGCTCCTACGAGGCCGTCATCCGCGTCAACTCGCAGTCCGGCAAGGGCGGTATCGCCTACGTCCTGAACAACGACCACAAGCTGGACCTGCCGCGCCGGATGCAGATCGAGTTCTCCCGGATCATCCAGGGGAAGACCGACGCCGAGGGCGGCGAGGTCACGCCCGCCGCCATCTGGTCCGCCTTCCAGGACGAGTACCTGCCGAACCCCGAGAACCCGTGGGGCCGCATCCAGGTCAAGAACGGCCAGACCACCACCGACAAGGACGGCATCGACACCCTCACCGTCGAGGCCGAGGTGGACGGTGCGGAAACGGTGCTGGTCGGCAGCGGCAACGGCCCGATCTCCGCGTTCTTCGACGCGCTGCAGAGCATCGACATCGACGCCCGGCTGCTGGACTACCAGGAGCACACCATGAGCGAGGGCGCCTCCTCGCTGGCCGCCTCGTACATCGAGTGCGCGATCGGCGACAAGGTGCTGTGGGGCATCGGCATCGACGCGAACACCACGCGCGCCTCGCTGAAGGCGGTCGTCTCCGCCGTCAACCGCGCGGGCCGCTGA
- a CDS encoding GTP-binding protein, which produces MYLSGENQTLVKLLVAGPFGVGKTTLIRALSETPPLHTEEVMTQTGAIVDDLAGVREKTTTTVAIDFGRLTLPGDLVLYLFGTPGQKRFRPLWQDIARGALGALVLADTRRLADSFEVMDIVEEAGLRYAVAVNTFPDAPQYDVEKLREALDLHPETPLVLCDARDREQSVDALIALVGHVLAHTPEENPNP; this is translated from the coding sequence ATGTACCTCTCCGGCGAGAACCAGACACTGGTCAAGCTCCTGGTGGCGGGGCCGTTCGGGGTCGGCAAGACCACGCTCATCCGTGCGCTGTCCGAAACCCCGCCGCTGCACACCGAAGAGGTCATGACCCAGACCGGCGCGATCGTCGACGATCTCGCCGGTGTCCGGGAGAAGACCACCACCACCGTCGCCATCGACTTCGGGCGGCTGACCCTGCCCGGGGACCTGGTGCTGTATCTGTTCGGCACCCCCGGACAGAAGCGCTTCCGTCCGCTGTGGCAGGACATCGCCCGTGGCGCGCTGGGCGCCCTGGTCCTCGCCGACACCCGTCGGCTGGCGGACTCCTTCGAGGTGATGGACATCGTCGAGGAGGCCGGGCTGCGCTACGCGGTGGCGGTCAACACCTTCCCCGACGCGCCCCAGTACGACGTCGAAAAGCTCCGTGAGGCGCTCGATCTGCACCCCGAGACGCCGCTGGTGCTGTGCGATGCCCGCGACCGGGAGCAGTCCGTCGATGCGCTCATCGCGCTCGTCGGGCACGTCCTGGCCCACACCCCCGAGGAGAACCCGAACCCGTGA